From Actinomycetota bacterium, one genomic window encodes:
- a CDS encoding HD domain-containing protein, protein MMRFNLLGKHLYSQIVVPLVLASLVVGLLATVVAVYFLSSLTDQWVDQVAESVTHNLETGFDARAQTMKSIAKLASENQRLKEALSGGDMTEARGVVVQTNVALGFDDVMLLDSTGRVVVSSGLAGIMPGDMPLGEQRAYAEIAMSHPTFLLLGGRLTLTVLQPIVAGARGEETYTLAVSEIVDQAFLDSLGSGVGEAVAFYDGETREVARTIVPSRATSAEAYRALQDALDEPAPALATALQAAQPGRPGTARLKTDEGNYRVWAQRVELQDDPFPSSYGYLVSVVSQEVSDRAGQTTTNLITMWSVFAVLALVGLGGWVARRVSDPLADLAEGARRIADGDFSTKIRVSGANEVSALAESFNQMTDALRERSESLTKKVLELATLYEMSRALGATLEMDVLLDSVLDSALRIFNLDIGYVTIRDRNSGQLAIRAWRGPSTFEPDEEALRSSMSEWVIREGRPLIFNPTGDQGKGDQVDHVSGALAALCVPLTSAEGAIGAIIVGSDDPEFRFNSDDVRLLSTIANHVTIAIGNIELFSSLQEAYLSTVRSLAAAVDAKDPYTRGHSDRVAMYSGMIGEELGLSHEQRVALEMAAYLHDIGKIGVQEAILLKPGSLTDDEMSQMRHHPLIGANILKPVGFPWPITPVVRHHHERWDGAGYPAGLKAEETPLLARILTVADAFEAMISDRPYRRGRTIEEGIAELERCSGTQFDPRIVATFVEIMRFGNHHEIVADELFDVAEVQPEEARAIFVALAEGMLQSFRKLAGPRLTSNVEREINAAFASDGYPISVSSGHVGVRFDGCELLDAEIETMRNALRIVDKAVTRTSGHTLVDHFHADSLAMLSERMRRLSAALGFYTA, encoded by the coding sequence ATGATGCGGTTCAACCTCCTCGGGAAGCATCTCTACAGCCAGATCGTTGTTCCCCTGGTCTTGGCGTCACTTGTCGTGGGCCTTCTTGCTACGGTAGTCGCTGTCTACTTCCTGTCAAGCCTCACCGACCAGTGGGTCGATCAGGTGGCCGAGAGCGTCACACACAACCTCGAGACGGGTTTCGATGCCAGGGCTCAGACGATGAAGAGCATCGCCAAGCTCGCGTCTGAGAATCAACGGCTGAAAGAGGCGCTTTCCGGGGGAGATATGACCGAGGCGCGCGGAGTGGTCGTGCAGACCAACGTTGCGCTCGGGTTTGATGACGTGATGCTGCTGGACTCGACGGGTCGGGTGGTTGTCAGTTCCGGTCTTGCGGGCATCATGCCCGGAGACATGCCGCTTGGAGAACAACGAGCATACGCTGAGATCGCCATGAGTCACCCCACGTTCCTCCTACTGGGCGGCAGGCTGACGCTCACTGTTCTTCAACCCATAGTGGCAGGAGCGCGCGGCGAGGAGACCTATACACTCGCGGTATCGGAGATTGTCGACCAGGCATTCCTGGACTCGCTCGGCAGCGGCGTTGGTGAAGCTGTTGCCTTCTATGACGGTGAGACCCGGGAGGTCGCGCGGACGATCGTGCCATCGAGAGCGACCAGTGCAGAGGCGTACCGGGCTCTCCAGGATGCGCTCGACGAACCGGCACCCGCGTTGGCGACAGCACTCCAGGCAGCGCAGCCCGGGCGCCCCGGAACGGCGAGGCTCAAGACCGACGAGGGAAACTACCGGGTTTGGGCCCAGCGCGTCGAGTTGCAGGACGATCCATTCCCGAGCAGCTATGGCTATCTGGTCTCCGTTGTCAGCCAGGAGGTCAGCGACCGGGCGGGCCAGACCACGACGAATCTCATCACGATGTGGTCGGTCTTCGCAGTCCTCGCGCTCGTCGGTCTGGGTGGCTGGGTTGCCCGCCGGGTGTCCGACCCGCTCGCGGATCTTGCCGAAGGCGCGCGACGTATCGCCGACGGCGACTTCTCGACGAAGATACGCGTCTCCGGTGCCAACGAAGTCTCTGCGCTCGCGGAGAGTTTCAACCAGATGACCGATGCTCTCAGAGAACGCAGCGAATCACTGACCAAGAAGGTGCTCGAGCTCGCGACGTTGTACGAAATGAGTCGCGCCCTCGGGGCCACCCTTGAGATGGACGTCTTGCTGGACTCAGTGCTGGATTCCGCACTGCGCATCTTCAACCTCGACATCGGCTACGTGACCATCCGTGACAGGAACTCGGGGCAGCTCGCGATTCGCGCCTGGCGCGGGCCGTCGACCTTCGAGCCCGACGAGGAGGCCCTGCGCAGCTCCATGTCGGAGTGGGTCATCCGCGAGGGTCGGCCGCTCATCTTCAACCCTACCGGGGATCAGGGCAAGGGCGATCAGGTCGATCACGTGTCCGGGGCTCTTGCGGCGCTGTGCGTACCGCTCACCTCCGCGGAGGGCGCGATTGGAGCGATTATCGTTGGCAGCGACGATCCGGAGTTCCGATTCAACAGCGATGATGTCCGGCTTCTGTCAACCATCGCGAACCACGTGACCATTGCGATCGGCAATATCGAGCTGTTCTCCAGCCTTCAGGAAGCGTACCTTTCCACTGTCAGATCGCTTGCCGCCGCAGTTGACGCCAAGGACCCCTACACCCGCGGCCACTCAGACCGCGTAGCGATGTACTCGGGAATGATCGGGGAAGAGCTCGGTCTCTCGCACGAGCAGCGAGTGGCGCTTGAGATGGCTGCCTACCTGCACGATATCGGCAAGATCGGCGTCCAGGAAGCCATCTTGCTCAAGCCGGGCAGCTTGACCGACGACGAGATGTCCCAGATGCGCCACCATCCCCTCATAGGTGCGAACATCCTCAAGCCCGTCGGCTTTCCTTGGCCGATCACGCCGGTTGTCAGACACCATCACGAGCGATGGGACGGGGCGGGCTATCCAGCCGGTCTCAAGGCCGAGGAGACGCCACTCCTTGCCCGGATTCTCACGGTCGCCGATGCGTTCGAGGCCATGATCTCGGATCGGCCCTACCGTCGCGGACGGACGATCGAAGAGGGGATCGCCGAGCTCGAGCGCTGTTCGGGTACTCAGTTCGACCCCCGAATCGTTGCCACGTTTGTCGAGATCATGCGGTTCGGTAATCATCACGAGATCGTCGCTGACGAACTCTTCGATGTGGCTGAGGTTCAGCCGGAGGAGGCTCGTGCCATCTTCGTCGCGCTCGCTGAAGGCATGTTGCAGAGCTTCAGGAAGCTCGCCGGACCTCGTCTGACCTCAAATGTCGAGCGCGAGATCAATGCCGCCTTTGCCAGTGATGGCTACCCGATCTCCGTGAGTTCCGGGCACGTCGGTGTTCGCTTTGACGGGTGCGAGTTGTTGGACGCGGAGATCGAGACGATGCGCAACGCTCTGCGCATCGTCGACAAGGCCGTCACCCGTACGTCAGGGCACACCCTTGTCGACCACTTCCACGCGGATTCGTTGGCGATGCTGTCCGAGCGAATGCGCCGCCTTTCTGCAGCACTCGGCTTCTACACAGCGTAG
- a CDS encoding substrate-binding domain-containing protein — protein MKRRYSLLVLLVLILLLAVTGCESARNKPATGEVTSVQVRVSGSGTCLPLLRILTDEYSATHKGVTFTYLPGLHSGGGIKGVANGDLELGAVSRELTDEEKDLDLEYYQLSDDGLVVAVHPTVVVDDISTEQVREIYSGKYDNWTQLGGPDLPMVILDRNEDESAKIILRKYVLGPDVEITPKAVNLFYEPDMVDGLQKTPGAVGYFSLGLGLSRDIPVNYLKLDGVEATVANIENGTYEMVRPLGVVAKRPVRQQIVDFLEWATGDEAADLMQRKGFAPVLSPAGE, from the coding sequence GTGAAACGCCGGTACTCGCTTCTCGTGCTGCTCGTACTGATACTCCTTCTCGCGGTGACCGGTTGCGAGAGCGCCCGGAACAAGCCCGCCACGGGTGAAGTCACCAGCGTGCAAGTCAGGGTCTCCGGCTCTGGGACGTGCCTTCCGCTGCTTCGCATACTCACCGACGAGTACTCCGCGACACACAAGGGTGTGACCTTCACGTACCTTCCCGGTCTCCACAGTGGCGGGGGCATCAAAGGGGTCGCGAACGGAGATCTCGAACTCGGAGCCGTGTCGCGTGAGCTGACCGACGAGGAGAAGGATCTCGATCTCGAGTATTACCAGCTGTCCGATGATGGGCTCGTCGTTGCAGTGCATCCGACGGTTGTGGTCGATGACATCTCAACGGAGCAGGTGCGCGAGATCTACTCCGGGAAGTACGACAACTGGACGCAGCTCGGCGGTCCGGACCTACCGATGGTGATTCTTGATCGCAACGAGGACGAGTCCGCGAAGATCATCTTGCGCAAGTACGTTCTCGGTCCCGATGTGGAGATCACCCCGAAGGCCGTGAACCTGTTCTACGAGCCGGACATGGTCGACGGACTGCAGAAGACACCCGGGGCGGTCGGCTACTTCTCACTCGGTCTTGGCCTGTCTCGAGACATACCCGTCAACTACCTCAAGCTGGACGGTGTTGAGGCGACTGTCGCCAACATCGAGAACGGCACCTACGAGATGGTTCGCCCGCTAGGGGTGGTAGCGAAGCGCCCGGTGAGACAGCAGATCGTGGACTTCCTCGAATGGGCGACCGGGGACGAGGCAGCCGATCTGATGCAGCGAAAGGGTTTCGCGCCGGTCCTATCTCCGGCGGGTGAATGA
- a CDS encoding thiamine pyrophosphate-dependent enzyme, whose translation MPTLKELTHREDRLEGGHRLCAGCGASIAVRQVLLGAGDDAVVSGCATGCLEVSTTIYPYSSWKIPFIHNAFENSAATVSGVEAAFKGLKAAGKIPADKKVKFVAFGGDGGTYDIGLQSLSGAMERGHDMVYVCYDNGAYMNTGIQRSSATPKGAWATTAEVGAAQQGKIQKRKDLTSIIAAHGVPYVAQTSISHWKDVTTKAEKAFTVDGPAFLNVLAPCPRGWRSAFDKSVEIAKIAVQTGFWPMFEVENGTWSMSTASKALIKAGRKPVEEFLKPQGRFKHLFAPENAGLLAEVQADVDAYWDYLLGRCGE comes from the coding sequence ATGCCCACACTCAAGGAGCTCACGCATCGTGAGGACCGCCTCGAAGGCGGTCACCGGCTCTGCGCGGGCTGCGGTGCCTCCATTGCCGTGCGGCAGGTTCTTCTCGGCGCAGGCGACGACGCCGTCGTGTCCGGATGCGCAACCGGATGCCTCGAGGTGTCGACCACGATCTACCCGTACTCGTCGTGGAAGATCCCGTTCATTCACAATGCGTTCGAGAACTCCGCTGCGACCGTGTCCGGCGTCGAAGCCGCGTTCAAGGGCCTGAAGGCCGCCGGCAAGATTCCCGCCGACAAGAAGGTCAAGTTCGTCGCCTTCGGTGGAGACGGGGGCACGTACGACATCGGTCTGCAGTCGCTTTCCGGTGCGATGGAGCGCGGTCACGACATGGTGTACGTGTGCTACGACAACGGTGCGTACATGAACACCGGCATCCAGCGCTCCTCGGCCACGCCCAAGGGCGCTTGGGCTACGACCGCCGAGGTCGGAGCGGCACAGCAGGGCAAGATCCAGAAGCGCAAGGACCTCACCTCCATTATTGCTGCGCATGGTGTGCCCTACGTCGCACAGACCTCGATCAGCCATTGGAAGGACGTCACGACCAAGGCTGAGAAGGCCTTCACAGTCGACGGCCCGGCCTTCCTGAACGTGCTCGCGCCATGCCCTCGTGGATGGCGCTCGGCGTTCGACAAGTCCGTTGAGATTGCGAAGATCGCAGTCCAGACCGGCTTCTGGCCCATGTTCGAGGTTGAGAACGGGACCTGGTCGATGAGCACCGCCAGCAAGGCGCTCATCAAGGCCGGACGCAAGCCGGTCGAGGAGTTCCTGAAGCCGCAGGGACGCTTCAAGCACCTCTTCGCGCCTGAGAACGCTGGCCTGCTCGCCGAGGTGCAGGCCGATGTCGACGCCTACTGGGACTATCTTCTGGGGCGCTGCGGCGAGTAG
- the porA gene encoding pyruvate ferredoxin oxidoreductase, with amino-acid sequence MAEQRTVATTGNSVVAEAFRQCAPDVVAAYPITPQTTIVEEFAKFVAQGRVHTEYVTTESEHSAMSACIGASAAGARVMTATASQGLALMWEELYIAAGMRLPIVQANANRALSAPINIHCDHSDVMGARDAGWVILFAETAQEAYDNTLIALRVAEDPEVLLPAMTCLDGFITTHSIDRVDLLDDETVTAFVGDYKPINALLNTDNPVSHGNFSGLGGPYFEFKKAQRLAIDRSKAVVERVGAEFASIAGRPFGLIETDMMEDADVAVLVIGSSAGNTRHVAKDLRAQGIKAGVVKVRCFRPFPYVEIAQALQGVKAVAVLDRSESFGAEGGPLYLETRSALYDLESRIPVVDYIYGLGGADVKLELIQQVYADLADIASGAMAPSGLTYLGAR; translated from the coding sequence ATGGCCGAGCAAAGGACCGTTGCGACCACCGGCAACAGTGTTGTCGCCGAGGCGTTCCGGCAGTGCGCGCCGGATGTCGTGGCCGCGTATCCGATCACGCCCCAGACGACCATCGTTGAGGAGTTTGCGAAGTTCGTCGCACAGGGCCGCGTGCACACCGAGTACGTGACCACCGAGTCCGAGCACTCCGCGATGAGCGCGTGCATCGGTGCCTCGGCAGCAGGCGCGCGCGTCATGACCGCTACCGCCTCCCAGGGCCTCGCCCTCATGTGGGAGGAGCTCTACATCGCGGCGGGCATGCGGTTGCCGATAGTGCAGGCCAATGCGAACCGAGCGTTGTCCGCCCCCATCAACATCCACTGCGATCACAGCGACGTGATGGGCGCCCGTGACGCGGGCTGGGTCATCCTCTTCGCCGAGACAGCGCAGGAGGCCTACGACAACACGCTCATCGCGCTCAGGGTGGCCGAGGACCCCGAGGTCCTGCTGCCTGCAATGACCTGCCTCGACGGGTTCATAACGACGCACTCTATCGACCGCGTGGATCTGCTCGATGACGAAACGGTGACCGCTTTCGTTGGTGACTACAAGCCCATCAACGCGCTTCTGAACACCGACAACCCGGTGTCCCATGGCAACTTCTCGGGCCTCGGCGGTCCGTACTTCGAGTTCAAGAAGGCACAGAGACTCGCTATCGACCGCTCCAAGGCCGTGGTCGAGCGTGTCGGAGCCGAGTTCGCCTCCATCGCCGGACGGCCCTTCGGTCTCATCGAGACCGACATGATGGAAGACGCGGACGTTGCCGTTCTCGTCATCGGCTCCTCGGCGGGGAACACCCGTCACGTGGCCAAGGACCTGCGCGCACAGGGCATCAAGGCCGGCGTCGTGAAGGTGCGCTGCTTCCGCCCGTTCCCGTATGTGGAGATTGCGCAGGCGCTCCAGGGCGTCAAGGCTGTTGCGGTCCTCGACCGCTCCGAGTCCTTCGGTGCCGAAGGTGGACCCCTGTACCTCGAGACCAGGAGCGCGCTTTACGATCTCGAGTCTCGAATCCCCGTCGTGGACTACATCTACGGTCTCGGCGGCGCCGATGTGAAGCTCGAACTCATCCAACAGGTCTATGCCGACCTGGCCGACATTGCCTCCGGTGCGATGGCCCCTAGCGGCCTCACGTACCTGGGTGCTCGATAG
- a CDS encoding 4Fe-4S binding protein — MKWDISNMDTWKTDDFPLGAVIPEAGNSRYYRTGGWRSERPVRNVETCTNCLICWICCPDSAVLVEDELLTEESFNLNHCKGCGVCANECPVDAITMVPEGCELPEVK, encoded by the coding sequence GTGAAGTGGGACATCTCGAACATGGACACGTGGAAGACAGATGACTTCCCGCTTGGCGCCGTCATCCCGGAAGCTGGCAACTCGCGCTACTACCGCACTGGCGGCTGGCGAAGCGAGCGTCCGGTTCGCAACGTTGAGACTTGCACCAACTGCCTGATCTGCTGGATCTGTTGCCCGGACTCCGCAGTGCTCGTCGAGGACGAGCTTCTGACCGAAGAATCGTTCAACCTCAACCACTGCAAGGGTTGCGGCGTATGTGCCAATGAATGCCCTGTCGACGCCATCACCATGGTTCCAGAGGGCTGCGAACTGCCGGAGGTGAAGTAG
- a CDS encoding 2-oxoacid:acceptor oxidoreductase family protein, with product MQQLTEIRWHARAGQGAVTAAKVVAETALSANQYMQAMPEYGPERMGAPIKAFTRISPDPIDIHCNIEHPNVVIVLDDTLLDVVDVAEGLRPDGAIIVNTCTPPEQLRARLGVADTVTVACVDATGIALDTIKRDIPNTPIVGAFAKVTNVIDLEVFKGLLAKNLSKKFGQEMIDANFDAVDRAYKEVSVS from the coding sequence ATGCAGCAGCTGACGGAGATCCGTTGGCATGCGCGTGCCGGCCAAGGTGCTGTGACTGCAGCCAAGGTCGTGGCCGAGACCGCCCTGTCCGCGAACCAGTACATGCAAGCCATGCCCGAGTACGGGCCTGAGCGCATGGGCGCGCCGATCAAGGCGTTCACTCGCATCAGCCCGGATCCGATCGACATCCACTGCAACATCGAGCACCCCAACGTCGTGATCGTTCTCGACGACACCCTGCTCGACGTTGTCGATGTCGCCGAGGGCCTTCGGCCCGACGGCGCCATCATCGTCAACACCTGTACGCCTCCCGAGCAGCTCAGGGCTCGACTCGGCGTGGCTGACACGGTCACGGTCGCATGCGTGGATGCGACCGGTATCGCGCTGGACACCATCAAGCGGGACATCCCGAACACGCCCATCGTCGGCGCGTTCGCGAAGGTCACAAACGTCATCGACCTGGAGGTGTTTAAGGGGCTGCTTGCCAAGAACCTGAGCAAGAAGTTCGGCCAGGAGATGATCGACGCCAACTTCGATGCGGTCGATCGGGCCTACAAGGAGGTGTCGGTATCGTGA
- the recR gene encoding recombination mediator RecR, producing the protein MLYAAPIARLLEELQRLPGIGPKSAQRIAYHILRSDNEAAARLADSILEVKRTIHFCPQCFNFAEDELCGICSDLKRDSSAICVVEEPRDVVAIERTGEFRGLYHVLQGAISPIDGIGPEQLRVRELIDRVGAGGVAEVVVATNPNVEGETTALYVARLLKPLGVKVTRIASGLPVGGDLEYADEVTLGRAMEARREM; encoded by the coding sequence ATGCTGTACGCAGCGCCGATAGCCCGTCTTCTTGAGGAGCTGCAGCGGTTGCCGGGAATCGGCCCGAAGTCGGCCCAGCGGATTGCGTACCACATCCTTCGCTCCGACAATGAGGCCGCAGCACGTTTGGCCGATTCGATTCTCGAGGTCAAGCGCACGATTCACTTCTGCCCGCAGTGCTTCAATTTCGCCGAAGACGAGCTGTGCGGCATTTGCTCCGACTTGAAGCGCGATTCCTCGGCCATCTGTGTGGTCGAGGAGCCACGGGACGTCGTCGCGATCGAGCGCACGGGGGAGTTCCGTGGGCTGTATCACGTGCTTCAGGGGGCGATCTCACCGATTGATGGTATCGGCCCAGAGCAGCTCAGGGTGCGTGAGCTCATCGACCGTGTGGGAGCAGGTGGCGTGGCCGAGGTCGTTGTCGCCACCAACCCCAATGTCGAGGGCGAGACGACGGCGCTGTACGTCGCGCGGCTCCTCAAGCCTCTGGGGGTCAAGGTGACCCGGATTGCATCAGGTCTTCCGGTGGGGGGAGACCTCGAGTACGCGGACGAAGTGACTCTCGGACGTGCAATGGAAGCGCGCCGCGAGATGTAG
- a CDS encoding YbaB/EbfC family nucleoid-associated protein, whose product MKPNLQNMMKQAQKMQADMARVQEELANEQVEASAGGGMVKVVMTGDMRVSSVAIDPAAVDPDDIAMLQDMVAAAVNEASRQAQELASKRMGAITGGLDIPGLM is encoded by the coding sequence GTGAAGCCGAACTTGCAGAACATGATGAAGCAGGCCCAGAAGATGCAGGCCGATATGGCACGCGTTCAGGAGGAGCTCGCCAACGAGCAGGTGGAGGCTTCGGCCGGCGGCGGCATGGTCAAGGTCGTGATGACCGGCGACATGCGGGTAAGCAGTGTGGCGATCGACCCGGCAGCCGTCGATCCGGATGACATCGCGATGCTTCAGGACATGGTCGCGGCCGCCGTCAACGAGGCGAGCCGCCAGGCCCAGGAACTCGCTTCCAAGCGAATGGGCGCGATCACCGGCGGCCTCGACATCCCGGGACTGATGTAG
- the dnaX gene encoding DNA polymerase III subunit gamma/tau gives MAHQSLYRTYRPQTFSDVVGQSHITRTLRNAVAEDVVAHAYLFTGPRGTGKTTTARILAKALECEKGPTPDPDVTCQQCVDIAEGRHPDVYELDAASRTGVDNVREEIIGRLAYAPTRGRWKIYIIDEVHMLSSGAFNALLKSIEEPPSHTVFVLCTTHPHKVPETIQSRCQRFDFHRIGVGDIADRLALIADKEGISVAEGALALVAKHAMGGMRDAISTLEQLSTFTGKNISLADVEGLLGEVDTALLVELADIVAARDIAGAFRFVAGLAETGADMTEFVREFTGHARDLFIIAAVGDATGIVDTTPDQLARFTAQSRALGEQRLSRILDILGELGAEMRWASDSRLALEVALTRMARPQGDLTLEALAERIEALETGAPATAAAVSPAAVAATAPEPASSAPAAAAVVAPTPEQPEAEDAMSPASAAVPVDAEEPVIVEAVLSGPLDRAQVKRAWPAVLAEMRKTKKARATFFGATEIDVDPDGSTVVVEFPADNAFVMKQAGEAETRQLLRRALAAVLGVAPPIRYQLGRGAVRTIPAERGEARAHVVSPADVESQAGSRSPGQDSGSGDIDQMMTELGAEMVAEHRHDDVERTDE, from the coding sequence ATGGCACATCAGTCCCTGTACCGCACATATCGGCCTCAGACGTTCAGCGACGTCGTCGGTCAGTCCCACATCACGCGTACCTTGCGCAACGCCGTGGCCGAGGACGTGGTCGCCCACGCGTACCTGTTCACGGGACCGCGTGGGACCGGCAAGACCACGACAGCGCGAATCCTTGCGAAGGCACTCGAATGCGAGAAGGGCCCCACGCCGGATCCGGACGTGACGTGCCAGCAGTGCGTCGACATCGCCGAAGGTCGCCATCCCGACGTCTACGAGCTCGATGCGGCGTCACGCACCGGCGTCGACAACGTCCGCGAGGAGATCATCGGCAGGCTGGCCTACGCACCTACGCGCGGGCGCTGGAAGATATACATCATCGACGAGGTGCATATGCTCTCGTCGGGTGCCTTCAACGCCCTGCTCAAGTCAATCGAAGAACCGCCGTCGCACACGGTCTTCGTGCTGTGCACCACTCACCCGCACAAGGTCCCCGAGACGATCCAATCTCGCTGTCAGCGCTTCGATTTCCACCGCATCGGTGTCGGCGACATCGCCGATCGTCTGGCCCTAATCGCTGACAAGGAGGGGATATCCGTCGCCGAGGGGGCGCTCGCGCTGGTCGCGAAACATGCGATGGGGGGAATGCGCGATGCGATATCCACGCTAGAGCAGCTTTCGACTTTCACCGGCAAGAACATATCGCTTGCGGATGTCGAGGGACTCCTTGGCGAGGTGGACACCGCACTACTGGTTGAGCTCGCAGACATAGTTGCCGCTCGCGACATCGCAGGGGCCTTTCGCTTCGTCGCTGGACTTGCCGAGACAGGCGCGGACATGACCGAGTTCGTCCGGGAGTTCACTGGTCACGCGCGCGATCTGTTCATCATCGCGGCAGTCGGTGATGCGACCGGAATCGTGGACACCACACCCGACCAGCTGGCGCGGTTCACGGCGCAGTCGAGGGCACTCGGCGAGCAGCGGCTGTCGCGCATACTCGATATCCTCGGCGAGCTGGGTGCCGAAATGCGCTGGGCGTCCGATTCCCGTCTTGCGCTCGAAGTGGCGCTCACCCGGATGGCGAGGCCCCAAGGGGATCTCACGCTCGAGGCGTTGGCAGAACGCATCGAGGCCCTCGAGACTGGTGCACCGGCTACGGCCGCCGCTGTCTCGCCGGCCGCCGTCGCCGCGACTGCGCCGGAGCCTGCGTCCTCCGCTCCCGCGGCAGCCGCCGTAGTCGCACCCACACCGGAGCAGCCCGAGGCTGAAGACGCGATGTCACCGGCGTCAGCCGCCGTGCCGGTCGATGCCGAGGAGCCGGTGATCGTGGAAGCTGTTCTCTCCGGCCCGCTCGACCGCGCGCAGGTGAAACGCGCTTGGCCCGCGGTCTTGGCCGAGATGCGCAAGACGAAGAAGGCGCGTGCGACGTTCTTCGGTGCCACGGAGATCGACGTGGATCCCGACGGGTCGACCGTCGTCGTGGAGTTTCCGGCAGACAACGCGTTCGTCATGAAGCAGGCGGGCGAGGCCGAGACGCGCCAGTTGCTCCGGCGGGCGCTGGCCGCGGTGCTCGGCGTGGCACCTCCGATCCGCTACCAGCTTGGGCGCGGTGCAGTGCGAACCATTCCGGCGGAAAGGGGCGAGGCGCGAGCGCATGTCGTGTCGCCGGCCGACGTCGAGTCACAGGCCGGTTCTCGCTCACCGGGTCAGGATTCGGGGAGCGGGGACATAGACCAGATGATGACCGAGCTCGGTGCGGAAATGGTTGCCGAGCACAGACACGACGATGTGGAGAGGACGGACGAGTGA
- a CDS encoding alpha/beta hydrolase has product MLRRRRRLIARIALAIALLLVALVAVGAWWLLTPLPPDERALSALASDDIVAVDESPELIEFSPVGEHSRVGIVFYPGARVDPRAYAPLARTIAERGYLVVVVHMPYNLAVLGSDRATGVMNAHPEIASWVIGGHSLGGAMAARFAGQHPVQISGLALLAAYPPGSTDLSDGDMPVVSVYGTFDGILNADAFTDAMSRLPKDTTYVSVEGGNHAGFGDYGHQPGDNDATVSTEEQQEATLRAVGLIVLPLRIRTGGTQP; this is encoded by the coding sequence ATGCTCCGCAGAAGACGGCGCCTCATCGCGCGCATCGCTCTAGCGATCGCTCTTCTTCTGGTCGCGCTCGTGGCGGTCGGCGCGTGGTGGCTTCTCACCCCGCTTCCGCCCGACGAGCGCGCGCTCTCCGCGCTCGCGAGCGACGACATCGTCGCTGTTGACGAGTCTCCTGAGCTCATCGAGTTCTCGCCGGTTGGAGAGCACTCCAGGGTCGGCATCGTGTTCTATCCGGGCGCCCGGGTCGATCCCCGGGCGTACGCTCCGCTCGCGCGGACGATCGCCGAACGCGGCTACCTCGTCGTTGTCGTGCACATGCCCTACAACCTCGCTGTCCTTGGCTCCGATCGCGCGACGGGAGTGATGAACGCCCACCCTGAGATTGCGTCGTGGGTGATCGGCGGGCACTCCCTGGGTGGAGCGATGGCGGCCCGCTTCGCCGGACAGCACCCTGTACAGATCTCGGGACTCGCGCTGCTCGCGGCCTACCCTCCCGGCAGCACGGACCTCAGCGACGGCGACATGCCGGTCGTCTCGGTGTACGGGACCTTCGACGGAATCCTCAATGCCGATGCCTTCACAGACGCCATGTCTCGCCTGCCCAAAGACACCACCTACGTGTCGGTCGAGGGCGGCAATCACGCGGGGTTCGGTGACTACGGCCATCAACCCGGAGACAACGACGCGACCGTTTCCACCGAGGAGCAGCAGGAAGCCACGCTTCGCGCCGTCGGTCTGATCGTGCTTCCGCTGCGCATCAGGACCGGTGGAACCCAGCCGTAG